The Gloeobacter morelensis MG652769 genome contains the following window.
GTGGTTATCGACGAGGCGATTGCCCCCTACGCCTGGACACCGGCGGAGGAAGCCTCGGCCCTCAAACAATTTCTCGCCTCCCAGCAACTCGCGGACGAGGCGGAGTGCGAGCGGTGGCTCGCGCGCAACGGCATGAGCCGCGAAGCACTCGTGGAGCGCGCCGTGCGCCCCCTGCGCATCGAGAAATTTTGCGAGGCCACCTGGGGGAGCGGGCTGAAGGAGTACTTTCAGAGCCGCAAATCCAGCCTCGATCAGGTCGTCTATTCGCTCATCCGCACCCAGGATGCCGGAGTGGCCCAGGAAGTCTACTTCCGCATCCGCGAGGGCGAACAGAGCTTTGCAGACCTGGCCCGCCTCTACTCCCAGGGTCCGGAGGCCCAGAGCGGCGGGTTGCTCGGTCCGTTCCCCCTTAGCGTCCCCCACCCCGAACTGGCCAGGCTGCTCGCCGCGAGCCGCCCCGGCAAGCTCTGGCCCCCCACCCGCCTCGGCGAGTGGCTGGTGATCGTCAGGCTCGAACGGTTCATCCCGGCTCGCTTCGACGAAGCCATGCGCCGACAGTTGCTGGGCAAACTGTTCGAAAACTGGGTGCGCGAGCGCCTCGAAAGCGGCGATTTTGGAGGGCAACGATGACGGCGGCTGTCGTCCAGGCGCGGCAAGTGCTCTCAGAGATGGCCCCCTTCGACCGGCTGGACCCCGCGGTCCTCGAACGCTTCGTCGCCCGGGGCCAACTGCGCCGCTACCGCATGGGGTGCCGTTCGGGGAGGCCGTGCCGAAGACGACCCGATACTTGCGCTCCTGGGCCAGGGCGGTCGCCAGATAGAGAAACTGTCCCGGGAAGGTGCGGTGCAGCAGCAGGATGCGCACTGACAATCTCGTCTCGCGTGGTTCAACAATCATCCTACCGCCCGCATCCCGGGGTCAGCCTGAGCCGATGGATCAAATGACTCCCGGCCCATCAGGTTTCGTACAGCTTTGCTTCTCAGCCCCCAATCAACCCGCATCGCTATTGCCAACTATCCTCTTCGCCGCAGTCGACACGCATCGTGCAGGCCCTAGAAGAATAAACCCATCCCACCCGCCGAGTCTCCCGCCCATCTTGTCCTGAAGTCCGGGGTGTCGGGGTGGCACGCCCCCGACGCGGGGGGGGGAGAGCGCGAGAGGGGAACCCGAAGGGGGTTCCGCCTCTCGCCCACCCGCTCTCGTGCCAAGCCAAAAAACCAGCAGATCTCAAAACGGGAGCGCCCGATCGGGTCGGCAGATGGGCGACAGTTCCAGGCATGGATAGGGTTGAAGGTCAAATCCGAAGCACCCAGCCATCCGGGCTGTAGCGAGAACTTGCAAGTCCAGCCATGTTTGGCAGTTCAAAACCGGCATCTGCAGCCTGCAATCGATCCAATGGTTTGCAGCGGCAGACGGATTTGCAGCTTTTAGGACCGCACTGAACTTCGCAGACCCAAACACACTGAAATATCATCAAAGAATAACTCAGCGTCACCATCGAAAGAACGCCAGAAAGGGAAGTATGCATGGTTCGCTCCAAAAGGGTTTATAGTTACCTATTGCTGTCGCAGGAAAGCCCAAGTGCCTTCCAATAGAAGTAACGAAAAAACATTCGTCTCTGGCTCAGAACACTGCAATTAAAACAACGATCCCAACCCGATGCTGACCTCTTGCATGAACCGGATTGCGGCGCGAGCTTCCAATGGTTTGAGCTGTTTATCTTGGCATTCGCGCAAGAGGTCTATTGAGAGATCTCCGCGGGATGCAACTGATGTCGTGCCGCCAACTCTGCGATGGCCTGTTCACCTCGCACCGCCTCGATGGCGACTTTAGCTTTAAAGTCTGCGCTATACCTTCGTGATCACGGCTGCTCAAGCCAGCCCTGGAACGAAGACGAGATAGACATCGGCGACGACCTCGCCGAACTCATCGAAGCGCTCGACCAGGCATAGGGACGGCTACCGCGCTCTACAGCTGCAGTTTCAATTGCTGATGGCAAGCATTAAAGTGCGTCTTGGACCTCATAGAATCCCGGCGTCACATAGTCTTTGCGCAGCGGCCAGCCCACCATGTCCTCCATGTTCAGGATGCGGATAAGGTTGGGATGACCTTCGTAGATGATTCCGTACATGTCGTAGGTCTCGCGCTCCTGCCAGTCCGCCGCCTTCCAGATCCAGTAGACCGAGGGTACCTGCGGGTCGGCGCGGTCGAGAAAGACCTTGAGGCGCACCTCCGGCGGTCTGTCGGCGTCGTCGTAGCAATGGGTGAGGCTGTAGACGCTCACCAGGCGTTCACCCGGCCCCTCGTCGTAGCCGCACATCAGCCGCAGGTAGTTGTAGCCCTGATCGTGGAGAGCCTTGCCGACCATAGGCAGGTGCTCGGGCTCAACGCCCACCAGTTCGACCCCATCCAGCGCAAAGCCCAAAAAGGTGTGGGGCAGGCTGTGCTCGCCAAGCCAGCGGGAAGTGGGACCTGGCTCGATCGGAGCAATTTCGGCACCGGTCTGGACCGCCTCAGGCGCTGGCGTCTCGTTGTTCTCCATCGCGGATCTGCTCCTCCAGTTGGGGCGTGCGCTGCAAGTCGAAAGGAATGCCCATCTCGATGGCGGCGGCCAGGGCGGGCGGGGCGGCCTGGCGGCTCTCCATGCGGACGTATTCGCTGGTAAGCGGGTCGGCCACCGCCTTCATGCGGTGTTGGGCAGTGTAGTAGCGGTGGGTCTGGGAAATCGTCTCGTAGCGCTCGCGAAAATCCTCGGTGGCCATCTTCTTGCGCAGCTTGACGATCGCATCAAAGATCGCCTCCGGTCGGGGCGGGCACCCCGGAATGTAGACATCGACGGGTACGAGCTTATCGACGCCGCGCACGGTGGTGGGCGAGTCGGTGGAGAACATGCCGCCGGTGATCGTGCAGGCTCCCATGGCGATCACGTACTTGGGCTCGGGCATCTGCTGGTAAAGGGTGACCAGGGCCGGGGCGAACTTCATCGTGATCGTGCCCGCAGTAATGATGAGATCCGCCTGGCGCGGCGTGGCACGCGGCACCAGCCCGAAGCGATCGAAGTCGAAGCGCGAGCCGATAAGCCCGGCAAATTCGATAAAGCAGCAGGCCGTGCCGTACATCAAAGGCCAGACGCTCGACAAGCGCGCCCAGTTGTAGAGGTCGTTGAGCGTGGTGAGAATCACGTTGTTGCTCAATTCGCTGGTGACCTGCGGGCGCTCGGGCGGAAAAAAGAGCCGGTCGCTCTGCAGTTGTTCGTGAGACATGGCATTTGTGTGGTGGTGGGCTTGAAGTTCACTTTAGGCGCCATCCGTTCCATTATCGTCCAGCCGTGGACAGAGACGCCTGGAGCACCGGTGCTCCAATGGCGAGGTCTGTCTCAATCGAGCGCGGTCTATCTTCCAATAGAAGAGGGTGAAGGTGAGCATTAATACATTTGTACTTAACAATTCAATAGACTTTGTAAGTAAAGGTTGGTTATGGAAAAGCACTGCTAAGAACCGGTGCAAGATGTCAGTCTGAAAACCGCCCTCCAGGGAGGTTTTGAGGGGCAAGCCGACGCAAACCACTCTCAATGGAATATGCCAGTCAAAGTGCACACATTCACGCATGAAACCTGAAGTTCAATGCAGCAGTAGCCTTGGAAAACCACTGCCGCATCAGGAAGCAAAATATCGATTTTATGAGAGCAGAAATCTATCGATTCTTCGAAGATTTCACCGGCTGCTTGAGCGTATATGCGTACGAATTAACAGGGCTCGAATCTCGAATGATTGCTTCATAGGTTTTGCCAGTGAAGATAGATGAGGTTTCAGGTATGTTTGGATAAGGCTTGTGCTTCTCCGAGAAATAGAGAATCTCAAGAAGCTTCCCGTCTTTATCAAAGAGTTCAAGAGTCTCTTCCGGTACCAAATTCATTGATCCTATTTGCAGGTCATTGCGCACAAAATCTCTGATAACAACTGGTATT
Protein-coding sequences here:
- a CDS encoding peptidylprolyl isomerase codes for the protein MKSRLNTTFEAQYLLGLLARHGLLPRLQREVVIDEAIAPYAWTPAEEASALKQFLASQQLADEAECERWLARNGMSREALVERAVRPLRIEKFCEATWGSGLKEYFQSRKSSLDQVVYSLIRTQDAGVAQEVYFRIREGEQSFADLARLYSQGPEAQSGGLLGPFPLSVPHPELARLLAASRPGKLWPPTRLGEWLVIVRLERFIPARFDEAMRRQLLGKLFENWVRERLESGDFGGQR
- a CDS encoding NAD(P)H-quinone oxidoreductase subunit J encodes the protein MENNETPAPEAVQTGAEIAPIEPGPTSRWLGEHSLPHTFLGFALDGVELVGVEPEHLPMVGKALHDQGYNYLRLMCGYDEGPGERLVSVYSLTHCYDDADRPPEVRLKVFLDRADPQVPSVYWIWKAADWQERETYDMYGIIYEGHPNLIRILNMEDMVGWPLRKDYVTPGFYEVQDAL
- the nuoB gene encoding NADH-quinone oxidoreductase subunit NuoB → MSHEQLQSDRLFFPPERPQVTSELSNNVILTTLNDLYNWARLSSVWPLMYGTACCFIEFAGLIGSRFDFDRFGLVPRATPRQADLIITAGTITMKFAPALVTLYQQMPEPKYVIAMGACTITGGMFSTDSPTTVRGVDKLVPVDVYIPGCPPRPEAIFDAIVKLRKKMATEDFRERYETISQTHRYYTAQHRMKAVADPLTSEYVRMESRQAAPPALAAAIEMGIPFDLQRTPQLEEQIRDGEQRDASA